A window of Nicotiana tabacum cultivar K326 chromosome 24, ASM71507v2, whole genome shotgun sequence contains these coding sequences:
- the LOC107809956 gene encoding myb-related protein 2-like isoform X1 encodes MYHHHQAANMHPSTRMSFPERHLFLQAGNVNGDSGLVLSTDAKPRLKWTADLHERFIEAVNQLGGADKATPKSVLKLMGIPGLTLYHLKSHLQKYRLSKNLHGQANISGANKSAASIEKICESTGTPMSNIPSIGPQQNNNIPISEAIQMQIEVQRRLHEQLEVQRHLQLRIEAQGKYLQAVLEKAQETLGTQNLGTIGLEAAKDQLSDLVSKVSNQCLNSAFSEIKELSGFHTPQTQATPPADCSMDSCLTSSERPLRDLREMHNSQIGLRPLNFGPCTKDIENETRLQQTELRWRDDLKENRKLFPKMDGDSEKEFTKETSWSNLSMNIGLQGGKRNVSSTYFDGRLNGINADSKLFHQSSERSDSMKPEKQISSQEYELPYFAPKLDLNTDDQTDAASSCKQLDLNGFSWS; translated from the exons ATGTACCATCACCACCAAGCTGCCAATATGCACCCTTCGACAAGAATGTCTTTCCCCGAAAGGCATCTGTTCCTGCAAGCTGGGAATGTCAATGGAGACTCAGGGCTTGTTCTTTCGACCGATGCTAAGCCAAGATTGAAATGGACAGCAGACCTCCATGAGAGGTTTATAGAAGCAGTTAACCAACTAGGTGGAGCAGACA AAGCCACTCCGAAATCAGTTCTGAAACTTATGGGGATCCCGGGACTAACCTTGTACCACTTAAAGAGCCATCTTCAG AAATACAGACTAAGTAAGAACCTCCATGGACAAGCAAATATTAGCGGGGCCAATAAATCTG CAGCCagtatagagaagatatgcgagAGCACTGGAACCCCTATGAGCAATATTCCAAGCATTGGACCCCAACAAAACAA CAACATACCAATAAGCGAAGCAATACAAATGCAAATTGAAGTCCAAAGAAGGCTGCATGAACAGCTTGAG GTGCAACGACATTTGCAGCTAAGGATAGAGGCTCAAGGGAAATATTTGCAAGCTGTGCTTGAGAAAGCACAAGAAACCCTTGGAACACAAAACTTGGGAACAATCGGATTAGAGGCAGCCAAGGATCAACTGTCTGATTTGGTATCCAAAGTATCCAACCAATGCCTTAATTCTGCTTTTTCAGAGATAAAAGAACTTTCAGGATTTCACACCCCACAAACACAAGCAACCCCGCCAGCAGATTGCTCAATGGATAGCTGCTTAACGTCCTCTGAACGCCCCCTGAGGGACCTGCGGGAAATGCATAATAGCCAGATTGGTTTGAGGCCTTTAAACTTCGGACCATGTACGAAGGATATTGAAAATGAGACCAGGTTACAGCAGACTGAACTAAGATGGCGTGACGACCTCAAGGAGAACAGAAAACTGTTTCCCAAAATGGATGGGGATTCAGAAAAAGAATTTACCAAAGAGACAAGTTGGAGCAACTTATCAATGAACATTGGACTTCAAGGAGGAAAACGGAATGTTAGCAGTACCTACTTTGATGGAAGACTTAATGGAATAAATGCAGACAGTAAACTATTTCATCAATCTTCTGAGAGAAGTGATTCAATGAAACCAGAGAAGCAGATATCGTCACAAGAGTATGAGCTGCCTTACTTTGCTCCTAAGCTGGACCTAAACACGGATGACCAAACTGATGCTGCTTCTAGTTGCAAGCAACTTGACTTAAATGGTTTCAGTTGGAGCTAA
- the LOC107809956 gene encoding myb-related protein 2-like isoform X3: MYHHHQAANMHPSTRMSFPERHLFLQAGNVNGDSGLVLSTDAKPRLKWTADLHERFIEAVNQLGGADKATPKSVLKLMGIPGLTLYHLKSHLQKYRLSKNLHGQANISGANKSAASIEKICESTGTPMSNIPSIGPQQNNNIPISEAIQMQIEVQRRLHEQLELRIEAQGKYLQAVLEKAQETLGTQNLGTIGLEAAKDQLSDLVSKVSNQCLNSAFSEIKELSGFHTPQTQATPPADCSMDSCLTSSERPLRDLREMHNSQIGLRPLNFGPCTKDIENETRLQQTELRWRDDLKENRKLFPKMDGDSEKEFTKETSWSNLSMNIGLQGGKRNVSSTYFDGRLNGINADSKLFHQSSERSDSMKPEKQISSQEYELPYFAPKLDLNTDDQTDAASSCKQLDLNGFSWS; this comes from the exons ATGTACCATCACCACCAAGCTGCCAATATGCACCCTTCGACAAGAATGTCTTTCCCCGAAAGGCATCTGTTCCTGCAAGCTGGGAATGTCAATGGAGACTCAGGGCTTGTTCTTTCGACCGATGCTAAGCCAAGATTGAAATGGACAGCAGACCTCCATGAGAGGTTTATAGAAGCAGTTAACCAACTAGGTGGAGCAGACA AAGCCACTCCGAAATCAGTTCTGAAACTTATGGGGATCCCGGGACTAACCTTGTACCACTTAAAGAGCCATCTTCAG AAATACAGACTAAGTAAGAACCTCCATGGACAAGCAAATATTAGCGGGGCCAATAAATCTG CAGCCagtatagagaagatatgcgagAGCACTGGAACCCCTATGAGCAATATTCCAAGCATTGGACCCCAACAAAACAA CAACATACCAATAAGCGAAGCAATACAAATGCAAATTGAAGTCCAAAGAAGGCTGCATGAACAGCTTGAG CTAAGGATAGAGGCTCAAGGGAAATATTTGCAAGCTGTGCTTGAGAAAGCACAAGAAACCCTTGGAACACAAAACTTGGGAACAATCGGATTAGAGGCAGCCAAGGATCAACTGTCTGATTTGGTATCCAAAGTATCCAACCAATGCCTTAATTCTGCTTTTTCAGAGATAAAAGAACTTTCAGGATTTCACACCCCACAAACACAAGCAACCCCGCCAGCAGATTGCTCAATGGATAGCTGCTTAACGTCCTCTGAACGCCCCCTGAGGGACCTGCGGGAAATGCATAATAGCCAGATTGGTTTGAGGCCTTTAAACTTCGGACCATGTACGAAGGATATTGAAAATGAGACCAGGTTACAGCAGACTGAACTAAGATGGCGTGACGACCTCAAGGAGAACAGAAAACTGTTTCCCAAAATGGATGGGGATTCAGAAAAAGAATTTACCAAAGAGACAAGTTGGAGCAACTTATCAATGAACATTGGACTTCAAGGAGGAAAACGGAATGTTAGCAGTACCTACTTTGATGGAAGACTTAATGGAATAAATGCAGACAGTAAACTATTTCATCAATCTTCTGAGAGAAGTGATTCAATGAAACCAGAGAAGCAGATATCGTCACAAGAGTATGAGCTGCCTTACTTTGCTCCTAAGCTGGACCTAAACACGGATGACCAAACTGATGCTGCTTCTAGTTGCAAGCAACTTGACTTAAATGGTTTCAGTTGGAGCTAA
- the LOC107809956 gene encoding myb-related protein 2-like isoform X2 — MYHHHQAANMHPSTRMSFPERHLFLQAGNVNGDSGLVLSTDAKPRLKWTADLHERFIEAVNQLGGADKATPKSVLKLMGIPGLTLYHLKSHLQKYRLSKNLHGQANISGANKSASIEKICESTGTPMSNIPSIGPQQNNNIPISEAIQMQIEVQRRLHEQLEVQRHLQLRIEAQGKYLQAVLEKAQETLGTQNLGTIGLEAAKDQLSDLVSKVSNQCLNSAFSEIKELSGFHTPQTQATPPADCSMDSCLTSSERPLRDLREMHNSQIGLRPLNFGPCTKDIENETRLQQTELRWRDDLKENRKLFPKMDGDSEKEFTKETSWSNLSMNIGLQGGKRNVSSTYFDGRLNGINADSKLFHQSSERSDSMKPEKQISSQEYELPYFAPKLDLNTDDQTDAASSCKQLDLNGFSWS, encoded by the exons ATGTACCATCACCACCAAGCTGCCAATATGCACCCTTCGACAAGAATGTCTTTCCCCGAAAGGCATCTGTTCCTGCAAGCTGGGAATGTCAATGGAGACTCAGGGCTTGTTCTTTCGACCGATGCTAAGCCAAGATTGAAATGGACAGCAGACCTCCATGAGAGGTTTATAGAAGCAGTTAACCAACTAGGTGGAGCAGACA AAGCCACTCCGAAATCAGTTCTGAAACTTATGGGGATCCCGGGACTAACCTTGTACCACTTAAAGAGCCATCTTCAG AAATACAGACTAAGTAAGAACCTCCATGGACAAGCAAATATTAGCGGGGCCAATAAATCTG CCagtatagagaagatatgcgagAGCACTGGAACCCCTATGAGCAATATTCCAAGCATTGGACCCCAACAAAACAA CAACATACCAATAAGCGAAGCAATACAAATGCAAATTGAAGTCCAAAGAAGGCTGCATGAACAGCTTGAG GTGCAACGACATTTGCAGCTAAGGATAGAGGCTCAAGGGAAATATTTGCAAGCTGTGCTTGAGAAAGCACAAGAAACCCTTGGAACACAAAACTTGGGAACAATCGGATTAGAGGCAGCCAAGGATCAACTGTCTGATTTGGTATCCAAAGTATCCAACCAATGCCTTAATTCTGCTTTTTCAGAGATAAAAGAACTTTCAGGATTTCACACCCCACAAACACAAGCAACCCCGCCAGCAGATTGCTCAATGGATAGCTGCTTAACGTCCTCTGAACGCCCCCTGAGGGACCTGCGGGAAATGCATAATAGCCAGATTGGTTTGAGGCCTTTAAACTTCGGACCATGTACGAAGGATATTGAAAATGAGACCAGGTTACAGCAGACTGAACTAAGATGGCGTGACGACCTCAAGGAGAACAGAAAACTGTTTCCCAAAATGGATGGGGATTCAGAAAAAGAATTTACCAAAGAGACAAGTTGGAGCAACTTATCAATGAACATTGGACTTCAAGGAGGAAAACGGAATGTTAGCAGTACCTACTTTGATGGAAGACTTAATGGAATAAATGCAGACAGTAAACTATTTCATCAATCTTCTGAGAGAAGTGATTCAATGAAACCAGAGAAGCAGATATCGTCACAAGAGTATGAGCTGCCTTACTTTGCTCCTAAGCTGGACCTAAACACGGATGACCAAACTGATGCTGCTTCTAGTTGCAAGCAACTTGACTTAAATGGTTTCAGTTGGAGCTAA